Proteins from one Ahaetulla prasina isolate Xishuangbanna chromosome 2, ASM2864084v1, whole genome shotgun sequence genomic window:
- the ENAM gene encoding enamelin → MKLILLYLCLVGMSYASPLRKPRRAGYGSKSEEMMQFGPYGYINSPQIGGSFYGYHSNYPQMFPQWSVLPLQRFFLWPQSASPAHQASRLPQQKPQQIPGTKKPNQRPQLPPQQPRYQQPQPLPKQPQKTNPSQMYPQVPFQHPKEGKQQQPQGFPPYSPPPWHFPQHMPFGQPPVSNEEGTPYFGYGYHGLGNRPPYYSEEMFEQDFEKPKEKEPPKENPASDPTTNSTVSDTNSTVPASHAGNATLSGVSTINNEANLPGLSKKIVSGNGIATPSPTGHMSGPNEASQNGFDQSNYRPKSTNTNVFHNIFSGSQQPGGRGSYIYKPNPDMGNSRHNTLVSRGNPSMQAENPEEHWVYRDNSVHGASLQRINRELNHPIAKNRPNSYGQQEEFHYPGNNPSSWRAHPSSDPGPQWNNNPAHGGNKQPSSPSESHSLNKVEENTDRYHPSRKQQSNGQSHQDIFSDIRGTPFEKEAHKNDWNEQSFISLDHQREQFPSLQNQMWNQKDLEVVKGASPGYNSVYSPDSFHQRGHATYSDKNSYRQQAPSFHPRFWEDEKNLPTIEPLGQRERPSYSPLSPSYQMHRSEYHGSIQQENELYSRQNIWPREKHLADPDIQYQNPPYNPSEHHINPKYYTEQPANDRGNLPYEEINRRIPEHSPVHGSEHYENVPYHISHTHGHTERNPAYHGPYLPPQTSNLFPGRSPYDERDTWAPKVVDPSAPKETSPYFNTHSSNVRRNPTYTEDTWKAIHISAPFSSNNVPGRRNYPNTGVYPREHETITSQPTINYFCCAGESPGANENILAPLRIAPQFKLVSWEQKNSPTYPEGSHALYARRPAYLAGIQSNHWNNSLKSNHRENPGDFGEEVADLEMNPPCSNSLLSLTSDTIYETGLFPSQGILCSKNSIRGDGHTVLAHIVEVNQPKREFERTALRFPQPQGIRNEAVSEIDRKEHHATQGFGWTPCFGSWLKEHLSSTGDPLVDQPSDVFYSENSMYAGKPIMLPEPQPMSSTVPSQDGGEDQLELTSPEEQVGQPNERTTDCLLLQNE, encoded by the exons ATGAAGTTAATCCTCCTATATCTATGCCTTGTAGGCATGTCTTATGCCAGTCCG CTGCGCAAACCACGCAGGGCAGGATATGGGAGCAAAAGTGAAGAA ATGATGCAGTTTGGTCCATATGGCTATATAAATTCACCACAA ATTGGTGGTTCCTTTTATGGCTACCATTCAAATTATCCACAGATGTTCCCCCAGTGGTCTGTATTGCCACTGCAGAGATTTTTCCTCTGGCCGCAATCAGCCTCACCAGCACATCAAGCTTCTAGGCTACCCCAACAGAAGCCACAACAAATTCCAGGAACTAAGAAGCCCAACCAAAGGCCACAGTTACCACCACAGCAACCAAGATATCAGCAGCCACAACCTCTTCCCAAACAGCCACAAAAGACCAACCCATCTCAGATGTACCCACAAGTGCCATTTCAGCATCCTAAGGAGGGAAAACAGCAACAGCCCCAG ggCTTTCCTCCATATTCACCACCACCTTGGCATTTTCCACAG CATATGCCatttggacagccacctgtcagcAATGAAGAAGGG ACTCCATATTTTGGATATGGCTACCATGGGTTAGGAAATCGGCCTCCCTATTATTCTGAAGAGATGTTTGAACAAGACTTTGAGAAACCCAAAGAAAAAGAGCCCCCTAAAGAGAATCCAGCATCAGATCCTACAACAAACTCAACAGTTTCAGACACAAATTCAACCGTTCCAGCCAGCCATGCAGGGAATGCTACTCTTTCAGGAGTCAGCACGATAAATAATGAGGCTAATTTGCCAGgtctttcaaaaaaaattgtTAGCGGAAACGGAATCGCAACACCTTCCCCTACTGGTCATATGTCAGGACCAAATGAAGCATCCCAGAATGGCTTTGATCAATCAAATTATAGACCTAAGTCTACAAATACCAATGTTTTTCACAACATTTTTTCAGGTAGTCAACAACCCGGGGGACgtggttcatatatttataaaccCAACCCAGATATGGGTAATTCAAGACATAACACTTTAGTTTCTAGAGGAAATCCATCGATGCAAGCTGAAAACCCAGAAGAGCATTGGGTTTATAGAGACAATTCGGTTCACGGAGCTAGTCTGCAGAGAATTAACAGAGAATTAAATCACCCAATAGCAAAAAATAGGCCAAACTCATATGGGCAACAAGAGGAATTCCATTATCCTGGAAATAATCCATCAAGCTGGAGAGCTCATCCTAGCTCTGATCCAGGACCTCAGTGGAATAACAATCCAGCACACGGAGGTAATAAACAACCTAGTTCTCCATCAGAAAGCCATTCTCTGAACAAAGTGGAAGAAAACACTGACAGGTATCATCCTTCTAGAAAACAACAGTCAAACGGTCAATCCCATCAAGACATATTTTCGGATATAAGGGGAACTCCATTTGAAAAAGAAGCCCATAAGAATGATTGGAACGAACAGTCCTTTATTTCTCTGGATCATCAGAGAGAACAATTTCCATCTTTACAAAATCAAATGTGGAACCAGAAAGATCTAGAGGTAGTTAAAGGGGCTTCTCCAGGATATAATTCAGTGTACTCTCCAGATTCTTTTCATCAGAGGGGACATGCTACTTATTCCGATAAGAATTCTTACAGGCAGCAAGCTCCTTCCTTTCATCCCAGATTTTGGGAGGATGAAAAGAACTTGCCTACAATAGAGCCTCTAGGGCAAAGGGAAAGGCCATCTTATTCGCCCCTTTCGCCTTCATATCAAATGCACAGGAGCGAATATCATGGAAGCATTCAGCAGGAGAATGAATTATATTCCAGGCAAAATATATGGCCCCGTGAAAAACACTTGGCTGATCCTGACATACAATACCAAAATCCTCCCTATAATCCAAGTGAGCACCATATAAATCCCAAATATTATACAGAACAACCAGCCAATGACAGAGGCAATTTGCCATATGAGGAAATTAACAGACGGATTCCAGAACATTCTCCAGTTCATGGCTCAGAACATTATGAAAATGTTCCATATCATATAAGCCACACACATGGACACACAGAGAGGAATCCAGCGTACCATGGACCATACCTTCCACCACAAACTAGTAATCTTTTCCCAGGAAGATCACCTTATGATGAAAGAGATACATGGGCCCCCAAAGTGGTTGACCCATCTGCTCCCAAAGAAACGTCACCCTACTTTAATACGCACTCCTCAAATGTCAGAAGAAACCCAACATATACTGAAGATACGTGGAAGGCCATACATATCAGTGCACCCTTTTCAAGTAATAATgttcctggaaggagaaattacccTAATACAGGGGTATATCCAAGAGAACATGAAACCATCACCTCCCAACCTACTATCAACTATTTTTGCTGTGCAGGTGAGTCCCCGGGGGCCAATGAAAATATTCTGGCACCTTTGAGAATTGCACCTCAATTCAAGCTGGTTTCATGGGAACAAAAAAATAGTCCAACATATCCAGAAGGCAGCCATGCCTTGTATGCCAGGCGTCCTGCATACCTAGCTGGCATCCAGTCTAATCATTGGAACAATTCTTTGAAATCTAATCACAGAGAAAATCCAGGTGACTTTGGGGAAGAAGTAGCAGATCTAGAGATGAATCCTCCATGCTCCAATTCTCTATTAAGCCTAACAAGTGATACCATCTACGAAACTGGATTATTTCCTTCCCAGGGTATACTTTGCTCTAAAAATAGTATCAGAGGGGATGGACATACTGTTCTTGCTCATATTGTGGAGGTAAATCAGCCCAAGAGAGAGTTTGAAAGGACAGCCTTAAGGTTTCCACAACCACAAGGCATAAGAAATGAAGCTGTTAGTGAAATTGATAGGAAGGAACACCATGCAACCCAAGGGTTCGGGTGGACACCGTGCTTTGGAAGTTGGTTAAAAGAGCATCTATCTAGTACTGGTGACCCATTAGTGGATCAACCTTCTGATGTCTTTTATTCAGAGAATTCAATGTATGCTGGAAAACCTATCATGCTGCCTGAACCCCAGCCAATGTCTAGCACAGTCCCATCTCAAGATGGAGGAGAAGATCAATTGGAACTCACTTCTCCAGAAGAGCAGGTGGGACAACCAAATGAAAGGACAACAGATTGTTTACTCCTCCAAAATGAGTGA